A window of the Cystobacter fuscus genome harbors these coding sequences:
- a CDS encoding acetolactate synthase large subunit, translating to MKASDLFVKALEAEGVRCVFGLPGEENLDLLESMRASGLRLVVTRHEQAAGFMAATWGRLTGRAGVCLATLGPGATNLVTAAAYAQLGGMPMVMVTGQKPIRASKQGHFQIVDVVGMMRPLTKSTRTLISAEHVSSAVREAFRRAEEERPGATHLELPEDVARDSSEATPLAPFTLRRPVADEASIAQAVETISSARRPLLMIGAGANRKLTSEMLRVFVDRVGMPFFSTQMGKGVVDETHPLWMGTAALSDGDFVHRAIEASDCIVNVGHDVIEKPPFVMRDNRRTVVHLNFSSAEVDPVYFPQVQVTGDIANAVWRIAEGVGGPRAHWDFSSFERARMGLDAQLARGIDDDRFPIYPARLVAEVRRAMPDDGIVCLDNGMYKLWFARYYRCRRPNTLLLDNALATMGAGLPSAIAARLVYPRRKVVAICGDGGFMMNSQELETAVRLRMDLTVVVVRDDGYGMIRWKQGEMGLPDFGMELGNPDFVRYAEAYGARGHRPTSASEFGTTLARCLESGGVHVIDLPIDYSDNSRALGAGAEEAAAR from the coding sequence ATGAAGGCATCGGATCTGTTCGTCAAAGCGCTCGAAGCGGAGGGCGTGCGTTGTGTCTTTGGACTCCCGGGTGAGGAGAACCTGGATCTGCTCGAGTCGATGCGCGCCTCGGGCCTGCGCCTCGTCGTCACCCGCCACGAGCAGGCCGCGGGCTTCATGGCCGCCACGTGGGGCCGGCTCACCGGGCGCGCGGGCGTGTGCCTCGCGACGCTCGGGCCCGGCGCGACCAACCTCGTCACCGCCGCCGCCTACGCCCAGCTCGGCGGCATGCCCATGGTCATGGTCACCGGGCAGAAGCCCATCCGGGCCAGCAAGCAGGGCCACTTCCAGATCGTCGACGTCGTGGGAATGATGCGGCCGCTCACCAAGTCCACCCGCACGCTCATCTCCGCCGAGCACGTCTCCTCGGCGGTGCGCGAGGCGTTCCGCCGCGCGGAAGAGGAGCGCCCCGGCGCCACGCACCTGGAGCTGCCCGAGGACGTGGCCCGTGACTCCTCCGAGGCCACTCCCCTCGCCCCCTTCACCCTCCGCCGGCCCGTGGCCGACGAGGCCTCCATTGCCCAGGCCGTCGAGACCATCTCGTCCGCCCGCCGCCCGCTGCTCATGATCGGCGCGGGCGCCAACCGCAAGCTCACCTCGGAGATGCTCCGCGTCTTCGTGGACCGCGTGGGCATGCCCTTCTTCAGCACCCAGATGGGCAAGGGCGTGGTGGACGAGACGCATCCGCTCTGGATGGGCACGGCGGCGCTGTCCGACGGGGACTTCGTCCACCGCGCCATCGAGGCCTCGGACTGCATCGTCAACGTGGGCCATGACGTCATCGAGAAGCCGCCCTTCGTCATGCGCGACAACCGCCGCACGGTCGTCCACCTGAACTTCTCGTCGGCCGAGGTGGATCCCGTGTACTTCCCCCAGGTGCAGGTGACCGGCGACATCGCCAACGCGGTGTGGCGCATCGCCGAGGGCGTCGGCGGCCCGCGCGCGCACTGGGACTTCTCGTCCTTCGAGCGCGCCCGCATGGGACTCGACGCGCAGCTCGCGCGCGGCATCGACGACGACCGCTTCCCCATCTACCCCGCGCGGCTCGTGGCCGAGGTGCGGCGTGCCATGCCGGACGACGGCATCGTCTGCCTGGACAACGGCATGTACAAGCTCTGGTTCGCCCGCTACTACCGCTGCCGCCGGCCCAACACGTTGCTGCTCGACAACGCGCTCGCCACGATGGGAGCCGGGCTCCCCTCCGCCATTGCCGCCAGGCTGGTGTATCCACGGCGCAAGGTGGTCGCGATCTGCGGTGATGGTGGGTTCATGATGAACTCGCAGGAGCTGGAGACGGCGGTGCGCCTGCGGATGGACCTGACGGTGGTCGTGGTGCGCGACGACGGCTACGGGATGATCCGCTGGAAGCAGGGCGAGATGGGGCTGCCGGACTTCGGCATGGAGCTGGGCAACCCGGACTTCGTCCGCTACGCGGAGGCATATGGCGCGCGGGGACACCGCCCGACGAGCGCCTCGGAGTTCGGCACCACGCTCGCGCGCTGCCTGGAGTCGGGCGGCGTGCACGTCATCGACCTGCCCATCGACTACTCGGACAACTCGCGCGCGCTCGGAGCCGGTGCCGAGGAAGCCGCCGCACGCTGA
- a CDS encoding WG repeat-containing protein, with protein sequence MSATRYGFIDTTGELVIPSPHGTPFAFNEGLARMPAGDGWAFVDVKGQQALKVRRAFSGFSDGLALTDTGFIDTQGTLVLPVAFKANFTRYVIAGASYANVGRFGSGLAPVMRSGAKATDGYINPQGEVVLDGFGGGLARPFLKGKALVALKKPPKGEYWRLIDPKGACLATYPFETMSTSFSEGLALVQKGKTFGFVDEAGTWVLEPTISCWEGELSECWFNEGLARVKVKGRYGFIDKKGALVIEPRFEAVNGAFSEDLAAVKEGGLFGYVRPDGSWAVTPRFAVAQPFSHGRAVVLLAE encoded by the coding sequence ATGTCCGCCACCCGCTATGGCTTCATCGACACGACAGGGGAACTGGTCATCCCCAGCCCCCATGGAACGCCCTTCGCCTTCAACGAGGGGCTGGCCCGCATGCCCGCGGGGGATGGCTGGGCCTTCGTCGACGTGAAGGGACAGCAGGCGCTGAAGGTGAGGCGCGCCTTCTCGGGCTTCAGCGACGGGCTGGCGCTGACGGACACGGGCTTCATCGATACGCAGGGCACGCTCGTGTTGCCAGTGGCGTTCAAGGCCAACTTCACCAGGTACGTCATCGCGGGAGCCTCGTACGCGAACGTGGGCCGCTTCGGCTCGGGGCTCGCACCGGTGATGCGCTCCGGGGCAAAGGCCACGGACGGCTACATCAATCCCCAGGGCGAGGTGGTGCTGGATGGCTTCGGAGGCGGACTGGCCCGCCCCTTCCTGAAGGGCAAGGCGCTGGTCGCGCTCAAGAAGCCCCCCAAGGGCGAGTACTGGCGCCTCATCGACCCGAAGGGAGCGTGCCTCGCCACCTATCCCTTCGAGACGATGAGCACCTCGTTCTCGGAGGGCCTCGCGCTGGTGCAGAAGGGAAAGACGTTCGGCTTCGTGGACGAGGCCGGCACGTGGGTGCTGGAGCCCACGATCTCCTGCTGGGAGGGCGAGCTGTCCGAGTGCTGGTTCAACGAGGGACTCGCCCGGGTGAAGGTGAAGGGGCGCTATGGTTTCATCGACAAGAAGGGGGCCCTGGTCATCGAGCCCCGCTTCGAGGCGGTGAATGGGGCGTTCTCCGAGGACCTGGCCGCCGTGAAGGAAGGCGGCCTGTTCGGCTACGTTCGCCCGGACGGAAGCTGGGCGGTGACGCCCCGCTTCGCCGTGGCCCAGCCCTTCTCCCACGGGCGTGCCGTCGTGTTGCTCGCCGAGTGA
- a CDS encoding LysR substrate-binding domain-containing protein: MELRHLRYFSAVADALHFGRAARHLHVSQPTLSQQIRQLEEELGSPLFERARTGVRLTQAGELFRTYASRALEDVDAGRVAVSALRGLATGALRVGYPPSMRGVVVPALAAVLRRHPRLALSAEEALVRRVERRLADGKLDVGLAYAPARSPDLDAEPVFDSRLALVVARGHALAGAESVGVKQLVDEPFALLSRGSRVRGRVDAYFDAMRLAPHIALESNAVATVLAMVRAGLAVTVLPEPRLAEAERLVVKRLSPAPRSELAALLWRKGAPRTPAAELFAAEVRARAQESGD, from the coding sequence ATGGAGCTGCGCCACCTCCGCTACTTCTCCGCCGTCGCCGATGCCCTCCACTTCGGACGTGCCGCCAGGCACCTCCACGTCTCGCAGCCCACGCTGTCGCAGCAGATCCGCCAGCTCGAGGAGGAGCTGGGCTCGCCGCTGTTCGAGCGCGCGCGCACGGGGGTGCGGCTGACGCAGGCGGGAGAACTCTTCCGCACGTACGCCTCGCGCGCGCTGGAGGACGTGGACGCGGGCAGGGTGGCGGTGAGCGCGCTGCGGGGACTGGCCACGGGAGCGCTGCGGGTGGGCTACCCGCCGAGCATGCGCGGTGTCGTGGTGCCGGCGCTGGCGGCCGTGCTGCGCAGGCATCCGCGCCTGGCGCTGAGCGCCGAGGAAGCACTCGTGCGGCGGGTGGAGCGGCGCCTGGCCGATGGCAAGCTGGACGTGGGGTTGGCGTACGCGCCCGCGCGCTCACCAGACCTGGACGCGGAGCCCGTCTTCGACAGCAGGCTCGCGCTCGTCGTCGCGCGGGGGCACGCACTGGCGGGAGCGGAGTCCGTGGGGGTGAAGCAGCTCGTGGACGAGCCCTTCGCGTTGCTCTCGCGAGGCTCGCGCGTGCGCGGGCGCGTGGACGCCTACTTCGACGCCATGCGGCTCGCCCCGCACATCGCGCTCGAGTCGAACGCGGTGGCCACGGTGCTCGCGATGGTGCGCGCGGGCCTCGCCGTCACCGTGCTGCCCGAGCCGCGACTCGCCGAGGCCGAGCGGCTCGTGGTGAAGCGCCTGTCTCCGGCGCCGCGCTCCGAGCTCGCGGCGTTGCTGTGGCGCAAGGGCGCGCCACGCACACCCGCGGCGGAGTTGTTCGCCGCGGAGGTGCGCGCACGGGCCCAGGAGTCCGGAGACTGA
- a CDS encoding SMI1/KNR4 family protein translates to MLSAIEAIAALKDRLEREKELPVRAVRVTPVDAKELRRLESTLGKVLPEAYLQFITQHGLFCATNWRGMERARMLSPAEVLERHEWNKEFVEEDSFGDGEEEKEAARRELEVRRRLVPFQYIADSYVSDFYSFDTELCRAKGALIMQAYHDDFDLATWLLDETPDLSGCTFDFDEHMRWVLRECLEEGSWGRMDKAG, encoded by the coding sequence GTGCTGAGTGCCATCGAAGCCATTGCAGCCCTGAAGGATCGTCTCGAGCGCGAGAAGGAGCTTCCCGTCAGAGCGGTGCGAGTGACGCCAGTTGATGCAAAGGAGCTAAGGCGGCTGGAGAGCACGCTGGGCAAGGTGCTTCCAGAAGCGTACCTTCAATTCATCACTCAGCACGGTTTGTTCTGTGCGACGAATTGGCGTGGCATGGAGCGGGCCCGAATGCTGAGCCCCGCGGAGGTGTTGGAGCGCCACGAATGGAACAAGGAGTTCGTGGAGGAGGACTCGTTCGGCGACGGGGAAGAAGAGAAGGAAGCCGCCCGCCGCGAGTTGGAGGTGAGGAGGCGGCTCGTTCCATTCCAATACATCGCGGACTCGTACGTGAGCGACTTCTACAGCTTCGATACGGAGCTGTGCCGGGCCAAAGGGGCGCTCATCATGCAGGCCTACCACGACGATTTCGACCTCGCGACGTGGCTCCTGGATGAGACACCCGATCTCTCTGGCTGCACCTTCGACTTCGACGAGCACATGCGCTGGGTGCTCCGAGAGTGTCTGGAGGAAGGGTCGTGGGGCCGGATGGACAAGGCTGGATAG